The Lewinellaceae bacterium genome has a segment encoding these proteins:
- a CDS encoding SprB repeat-containing protein: MGGAKWRYPGGNRAKFNRITEAGFYSVIVTNAYGCQTSLGPVEIVMCPGIDELNIESTPTCENEMDGSIHLAVTGGIAPFTYQWSNGATSANLSGIPGGTYSVTVTDANGCTATGEETVTEYPVPQIDADIMLSSCANIANGEISLNINSAIPYQIEWSNGATTATLSNLTGGDYTVTVTDDNGCLVSEIFSTLPTEPQAEMPYIKKVQVFSEAVSNGTQTLIYDGEWVPASSGCIVFTGGMESISDELFASMDNGDQMFYIEATTSKILDDLNLVVGGIPAYDPGGGEENFGLSRL; the protein is encoded by the coding sequence ATGGGTGGGGCCAAATGGCGTTATCCCGGAGGAAACCGAGCAAAATTTAACAGGATAACTGAAGCCGGTTTTTATTCCGTCATTGTCACCAATGCTTATGGCTGCCAAACGTCTCTTGGGCCGGTGGAGATTGTTATGTGTCCGGGCATAGATGAACTCAATATCGAAAGCACTCCAACCTGCGAAAATGAAATGGACGGAAGTATTCATCTTGCTGTAACAGGAGGCATTGCCCCATTCACTTACCAATGGAGCAACGGAGCGACCTCCGCAAACCTTTCTGGCATTCCCGGCGGTACTTATAGTGTCACCGTCACAGATGCGAATGGATGTACCGCCACGGGAGAAGAAACTGTTACAGAGTACCCCGTTCCACAAATAGATGCAGATATAATGCTGTCTTCCTGTGCAAATATTGCGAATGGAGAAATATCATTGAATATTAACAGTGCAATTCCCTATCAAATCGAATGGAGTAATGGTGCTACAACAGCTACATTGTCCAACCTGACGGGAGGAGATTACACTGTTACCGTCACGGACGATAATGGCTGCTTGGTTTCTGAAATTTTCTCCACCCTCCCTACCGAACCACAAGCCGAAATGCCCTATATCAAAAAAGTCCAGGTCTTCTCCGAAGCCGTCTCCAACGGCACCCAAACCCTCATCTATGATGGTGAATGGGTCCCCGCTTCCTCCGGTTGTATTGTTTTTACCGGCGGTATGGAGAGTATTAGTGATGAGTTGTTTGCGAGTATGGATAATGGAGATCAGATGTTTTATATTGAAGCAACAACAAGTAAAATCTTAGACGATTTGAATCTTGTTGTGGGAGGGATCCCAGCTTATGATCCTGGGGGGGGGGAGGAGAATTTTGGACTTTCACGATTATAG
- a CDS encoding isoleucine--tRNA ligase — protein MYQEFKNLDLPKIDAEMLRFWEENDIFHKSVNQRDPENSWVFYEGPPSANGKPGIHHVMARTIKDLFCRYRSMKGQRVQRKGGWDTHGLPVELGVEKDLGITKEDIGKTITIAEYNRHCRESVMRYKDMWDDITRKMGYWVDLDDPYITYKNEYIESVWWLLRQLYDKGLLYKGFTIQPYSPAAGTGLSSHELNMPGAYQMIKDTSAIAQFKVKGSENEYFLAWTTTPWTLPSNTALAVGKNITYVKVRTYNRYTQVPTTVILAKDRLSFYFSEANPDLQPEEVKANNKPIPYIEIIGEVKGAELEGMEFEQLMPYVQPDKPAFRVLIGDFVSTTDGTGIVHIAPTFGADDFMVAKKNDIPPLMVKDANGKAIPLVDDQGRFVPEVTDFAGRYVKDYGQVEERPVDVDIVIKLKEENKLFLSEKYEHSYPHCWRTDRPVLYYPLDSWFIRASAAKERMFELNDSINWKPKSTGDGRFGKWLENLQDWNLSRSRYWGIPLPIWRTEDGKYEKCIGSVEELKEEIKRANEKLGKNQVSPEDLHRPFIDDVVLVADNGEPMTRETDLIDVWFDSGAMPYAQWHYPFENKEVFERSFPADFIAEGVDQTRGWFYTLHAIATMVFDKVAFKTVVSNGLVQDKEGKKMSKRLGNAVEPFETIETYGADATRWYMLSNAQAWDNLKFDLAGLDEVRRKFFGTLYNTYAFFVLYANVDQFKYTEADIPLEKRPEIDRWIISLLNTLVQEVDAEYGNYEATNAARKIMTFVDDHLSNWYVRLCRRRFWKGDYSEDKIAAYQTLYECLVTIMKLMAPLAPFFSDWMFRNLNSVTGKENLESIHLADFPKADESVIDKALEERMDYAQRIASLVLSLRKKDKMRVRQPLKRILLPVLNDNFREQVDGVKDLILAEVNVKELEYIVDTSGVISKKVKPNFKTLGKRLGKDMKEAMDVISALGQEEIGLIEKTGTFALSVNGATYDLTLEDFEILTEDIPGWQVASDGPLTVALDVTITPELEAEGMARDLVNRIQNIRKEKDFEVTDRIKVKVEKHIALDNALELFGDYINNETLANELTLVGEVPGGQEVELPGEVKVMISVEKV, from the coding sequence ATGTACCAGGAGTTTAAGAATCTTGATCTGCCGAAAATCGATGCCGAAATGTTACGCTTTTGGGAGGAGAACGACATCTTCCATAAAAGTGTCAATCAACGCGACCCGGAAAACAGCTGGGTCTTTTATGAAGGCCCGCCATCCGCTAACGGAAAGCCGGGGATTCACCACGTTATGGCGCGAACCATCAAGGATCTTTTCTGCCGCTACCGCAGCATGAAAGGACAGCGTGTGCAACGTAAGGGCGGCTGGGATACCCACGGACTTCCGGTGGAACTGGGGGTAGAGAAAGACCTGGGCATTACCAAGGAAGATATTGGGAAAACCATCACCATTGCCGAATACAACCGACACTGCCGCGAGTCGGTGATGCGCTACAAGGATATGTGGGATGACATCACCCGCAAGATGGGGTATTGGGTGGACCTGGACGATCCCTATATCACCTATAAAAACGAATATATCGAATCGGTCTGGTGGCTGCTGAGACAACTTTACGACAAAGGACTCCTGTACAAAGGGTTCACCATTCAGCCGTATTCTCCTGCTGCAGGAACCGGATTGAGCTCTCACGAGCTTAATATGCCGGGAGCCTACCAGATGATCAAAGATACTTCGGCTATTGCTCAATTTAAGGTGAAAGGCTCGGAAAATGAATACTTCCTCGCCTGGACAACCACGCCATGGACGCTGCCTTCCAATACGGCCCTGGCTGTTGGAAAAAATATCACTTATGTAAAAGTAAGGACTTACAACCGGTACACCCAGGTACCGACGACCGTCATCCTGGCCAAAGATCGTTTGTCTTTTTATTTTTCCGAAGCCAATCCTGACCTCCAGCCTGAAGAGGTTAAGGCCAATAATAAACCTATTCCTTATATCGAAATAATCGGCGAGGTCAAAGGCGCCGAACTTGAAGGCATGGAATTTGAACAACTCATGCCTTACGTTCAACCCGACAAGCCGGCTTTTAGAGTTTTGATCGGCGATTTCGTTTCTACCACCGACGGTACGGGTATCGTACACATTGCCCCTACCTTTGGTGCCGATGACTTTATGGTGGCCAAGAAAAACGACATTCCGCCATTGATGGTCAAGGATGCCAATGGTAAGGCCATTCCTTTGGTGGACGACCAGGGAAGATTTGTGCCCGAGGTGACTGATTTCGCCGGTCGTTATGTCAAAGATTACGGACAGGTGGAAGAACGCCCGGTGGATGTGGATATCGTGATCAAATTGAAGGAGGAAAATAAACTCTTCCTTTCAGAAAAATACGAACACTCCTATCCGCACTGCTGGCGGACCGACAGACCCGTTTTATACTACCCGCTCGACAGCTGGTTTATCCGTGCTTCGGCGGCCAAGGAAAGGATGTTTGAACTCAATGATTCCATCAACTGGAAGCCCAAGTCAACCGGGGACGGTCGTTTCGGGAAATGGCTCGAAAACCTCCAGGACTGGAACCTTTCCCGTTCCCGCTACTGGGGCATCCCATTGCCTATCTGGAGAACGGAAGATGGCAAATATGAAAAATGTATCGGTTCGGTAGAAGAATTGAAGGAAGAAATCAAGCGGGCCAATGAAAAGCTGGGTAAAAACCAGGTATCCCCTGAAGATCTGCACCGTCCTTTCATTGACGATGTGGTCCTGGTGGCCGATAATGGTGAGCCGATGACCCGTGAGACAGACCTCATCGATGTATGGTTTGACAGTGGTGCCATGCCTTATGCCCAGTGGCATTATCCTTTTGAAAATAAAGAAGTTTTCGAACGCAGCTTTCCCGCTGATTTTATCGCTGAGGGAGTGGATCAGACAAGAGGATGGTTTTATACCTTACATGCCATCGCTACCATGGTTTTTGATAAAGTAGCATTCAAAACCGTAGTATCCAACGGATTGGTACAGGATAAAGAAGGCAAAAAAATGTCGAAACGACTCGGCAATGCGGTGGAGCCTTTTGAAACCATCGAAACTTACGGAGCCGATGCTACCCGCTGGTATATGCTCTCGAATGCACAAGCCTGGGACAACCTCAAATTTGACCTGGCCGGACTGGATGAGGTGCGCCGTAAATTTTTCGGAACGCTCTACAATACCTATGCTTTCTTTGTGCTTTACGCCAATGTGGATCAATTTAAATATACAGAAGCCGATATCCCGCTGGAAAAAAGGCCTGAAATCGACAGATGGATCATTTCGTTGCTGAATACCCTGGTGCAGGAAGTGGATGCAGAATACGGGAATTACGAAGCCACGAATGCTGCCCGAAAGATCATGACCTTTGTCGATGATCACCTCAGCAACTGGTACGTGCGCCTTTGTCGCCGCCGGTTCTGGAAAGGCGATTATTCCGAAGATAAGATCGCTGCCTACCAGACCCTTTATGAATGCCTGGTAACCATCATGAAACTGATGGCTCCGCTGGCTCCTTTTTTCAGCGACTGGATGTTCCGTAATCTGAATAGCGTCACGGGAAAAGAGAATCTTGAATCGATCCACCTGGCTGACTTTCCAAAGGCTGATGAATCCGTGATCGATAAAGCGCTGGAAGAGCGTATGGATTATGCCCAGCGTATTGCTTCCCTGGTCTTGTCCTTGCGCAAGAAAGATAAAATGCGGGTGCGTCAGCCATTGAAGCGGATTTTGCTGCCTGTTCTGAATGACAATTTCCGAGAACAGGTGGATGGGGTGAAAGACCTGATCCTCGCAGAGGTCAATGTCAAGGAACTCGAATACATTGTCGATACAAGCGGGGTGATCAGTAAAAAAGTGAAGCCCAATTTCAAAACCCTCGGCAAACGCCTGGGCAAGGATATGAAAGAGGCCATGGACGTGATCTCTGCCTTGGGGCAGGAGGAGATTGGGCTCATTGAAAAAACGGGAACTTTCGCTTTATCGGTCAATGGCGCCACTTACGATCTTACCCTGGAAGATTTTGAAATCCTCACTGAAGACATTCCCGGATGGCAGGTGGCTTCTGACGGCCCGCTGACGGTAGCTCTGGATGTCACCATCACCCCGGAACTCGAAGCGGAAGGCATGGCAAGGGATCTCGTCAACAGGATCCAGAACATCCGTAAGGAAAAAGATTTTGAGGTGACAGACAGGATAAAAGTGAAGGTCGAAAAACATATTGCCCTGGATAATGCGCTGGAACTTTTTGGGGATTATATCAATAATGAAACCCTGGCGAATGAGCTCACCCTCGTCGGGGAGGTACCTGGCGGACAGGAAGTTGAACTTCCCGGGGAAGTAAAGGTCATGATTTCGGTGGAGAAGGTTTAG
- a CDS encoding DUF58 domain-containing protein, whose product MILGALVAFFAVAFFVPAFFLLAQLCLAALVSVVVYDIFRLFKRSVRVRVRRRVPKILSLSDENKIHLDLHNQSGIPLNISIIDELPFQLQKRDFLEKMSLDPDEKGRLTYEIRPVERGEHHFGAINLFLSTSVGLVEKRYRHDYSMMVPVYPSIIQMKELELRAFSKISFFEGIKKIRRIGHSYEFEQIKNYVQGDDYRAINWKASSRKATLMVNQYEDERSQQVYSIIDKSRSMRMPFEGLSLMDYAINSTLALSNIILKKHDMTGLITFSDKIGATIKADGRPYQLQKILQALYNEKERHTEANYEILYQIARKLITGRSLIMLYTNFESMHALDRMLPILRKIGKIHLLVVVFFENTEIRDFASKEVDTLEDIYHQTVAQKFIAEKIQMVQKLRNYGIQAVLTKPEDLSLNTVNKYLELKARGLI is encoded by the coding sequence ATGATACTGGGGGCACTCGTTGCCTTTTTTGCAGTGGCTTTTTTTGTGCCTGCATTTTTCCTGCTGGCGCAATTGTGCCTTGCAGCCCTGGTCTCAGTGGTGGTTTATGATATTTTCAGGTTATTCAAAAGATCGGTTCGGGTGCGGGTGCGCCGGCGGGTGCCCAAAATATTGTCCTTAAGTGATGAAAACAAAATTCATCTCGATTTACACAATCAGTCTGGGATACCGTTGAATATTTCCATCATTGATGAATTGCCCTTCCAGTTGCAGAAAAGGGATTTTCTGGAAAAAATGTCGCTTGACCCGGATGAAAAAGGCAGACTCACCTACGAAATTCGTCCGGTGGAGCGGGGAGAGCATCATTTCGGGGCCATCAACCTTTTTCTTTCAACCTCCGTTGGGCTGGTGGAAAAAAGATACCGACATGATTATTCCATGATGGTTCCTGTTTACCCCTCCATTATCCAGATGAAAGAGCTCGAACTTCGGGCTTTCAGCAAGATCAGCTTTTTCGAAGGCATAAAAAAAATTCGGAGGATCGGTCACAGTTATGAATTTGAGCAAATAAAAAATTACGTACAAGGAGATGATTACCGGGCGATCAACTGGAAGGCCAGCAGTCGGAAAGCTACTTTGATGGTCAACCAGTATGAGGATGAACGCTCGCAGCAAGTGTACAGCATCATCGATAAGAGTCGTTCCATGCGAATGCCCTTTGAGGGCTTGAGTTTGATGGATTATGCCATCAATTCCACCCTTGCCCTGTCAAATATCATTCTGAAAAAACACGACATGACCGGCCTGATCACTTTTTCCGACAAGATAGGGGCTACCATTAAGGCGGATGGACGACCTTACCAGTTACAAAAAATTTTGCAGGCTCTCTATAATGAAAAGGAAAGGCATACCGAGGCCAATTATGAAATCCTTTACCAAATTGCCAGGAAGTTGATCACGGGCAGAAGCCTCATCATGCTTTACACCAATTTCGAGAGTATGCATGCCCTGGACCGGATGTTGCCTATCCTGAGAAAGATCGGAAAAATTCACCTGCTTGTGGTGGTCTTTTTTGAAAATACCGAAATACGCGATTTTGCTTCCAAGGAGGTAGATACCCTGGAAGACATTTATCACCAGACTGTTGCCCAAAAATTTATTGCCGAAAAGATTCAGATGGTGCAAAAGCTTCGCAATTACGGCATCCAGGCCGTGCTCACCAAACCGGAAGATCTTTCCCTGAATACGGTAAATAAATACCTCGAATTGAAGGCCCGCGGCTTGATTTGA
- a CDS encoding T9SS type A sorting domain-containing protein: MKEKLLMFVMLCLSSYTMFSQSFDRSVLASDGATSSIGSVTLDWTLGELATTTLVTENGMLTQGFHQPQLSVSTLLSYENLEAFYHVQVMPNPVSSLLYVNVTSDREEALSVYLLDLNGKVLKKEKIDFPFDPLQFDMTRYPSGLYVIRVITEDQHPIGLFKVNKLD, from the coding sequence ATGAAGGAAAAATTACTAATGTTTGTGATGCTGTGCCTAAGCAGTTACACAATGTTTTCCCAGTCTTTCGATCGGTCAGTGCTTGCCAGCGATGGCGCTACCAGCTCTATCGGAAGTGTTACCCTGGACTGGACCCTTGGAGAACTGGCCACCACAACGCTGGTTACCGAAAACGGTATGCTGACTCAAGGGTTTCACCAACCGCAACTTTCTGTTTCCACCTTACTATCTTATGAAAATCTGGAAGCTTTTTACCACGTGCAGGTTATGCCTAACCCGGTGTCTTCCTTATTGTACGTAAACGTTACTTCTGATCGGGAAGAAGCCTTAAGCGTTTACCTGCTCGACCTCAACGGGAAGGTACTGAAAAAGGAAAAAATCGATTTTCCTTTTGATCCGCTGCAGTTTGATATGACCAGGTATCCTTCGGGTTTATATGTCATTCGTGTAATCACGGAAGACCAGCATCCGATCGGATTATTCAAAGTAAACAAATTAGATTAA